The following are from one region of the Thiocapsa rosea genome:
- a CDS encoding LysR family transcriptional regulator, with product MDIDQVRTFLAVAAHGSFQEAANRVHVTQSTVSARIQGLEHYLNARLFVRNRSGATLTPAGRRFLRHAKSLVLTLEQARHDVGLPSRFRASITIGARIALWDGFLPLWAGRMREQAPDVSISSEIGFEEDLMRRMVEGTLDLALMYTPQHSAGLQVEHLFDETLVLVTSDPKRTELDDGYVYVSWGPTFYAQHSKVYPNLERPAQMANIGWLGLQLILANGGTCFVPERVAAPYVRAGCLHVAPESPQFLLPAYVVYPLESESPVLDAALSTLHAVIAERSPADGGTSTECSPEPIAAGH from the coding sequence ATGGACATTGACCAGGTCAGGACCTTCTTGGCGGTGGCCGCGCACGGGAGCTTCCAAGAGGCCGCCAACCGCGTGCACGTCACCCAATCCACGGTCAGCGCACGCATTCAGGGTCTCGAGCATTACCTGAACGCACGGTTGTTCGTGCGCAATCGCTCGGGGGCGACGCTGACGCCCGCAGGTCGGCGATTTCTTCGGCACGCAAAGTCACTGGTGCTGACGCTCGAGCAGGCCCGTCACGACGTCGGTCTCCCCAGCCGCTTTCGAGCCAGCATCACGATCGGCGCACGGATCGCCCTTTGGGACGGCTTTTTACCGCTCTGGGCGGGTCGGATGCGCGAGCAGGCACCGGATGTCTCGATCAGCAGCGAGATCGGTTTCGAGGAGGACCTGATGCGGCGCATGGTCGAGGGCACGCTGGATCTCGCGCTGATGTACACACCGCAGCACAGCGCCGGCCTTCAAGTCGAGCACCTGTTCGACGAGACACTGGTCCTGGTGACCAGCGATCCGAAGCGGACCGAACTGGACGACGGCTATGTTTACGTGAGCTGGGGACCGACCTTCTACGCCCAGCACAGCAAGGTCTACCCGAATCTGGAACGGCCTGCCCAGATGGCCAACATCGGCTGGCTCGGTCTGCAGTTGATCCTGGCCAACGGAGGGACCTGCTTCGTCCCGGAGCGCGTCGCCGCACCGTACGTGCGTGCGGGATGCCTGCACGTCGCACCCGAAAGCCCGCAGTTTCTGTTGCCGGCCTATGTGGTCTATCCGTTGGAGAGCGAGTCCCCCGTACTCGATGCAGCGTTGTCGACCCTGCACGCCGTCATCGCGGAACGATCGCCCGCCGACGGCGGCACCTCGACGGAATGCTCGCCCGAGCCGATCGCTGCCGGGCACTAG
- a CDS encoding TusE/DsrC/DsvC family sulfur relay protein, with amino-acid sequence MIDVKVSMKVTSEPLKRTPVVLKLDADGSETAPVFTDRAGVAHFDLPPTSGKILVSGVERFDGRLDGEIPIELWSITQSERDSKGLPGEFPSGSNAYPSMTTRSIQVGDRAILTDSEGYLVDPSDWSEEFARALAAHDGLELNAEHWEIIRFLRASYAKHGTQAMVRDMIAHFRKVWGGEKGSNRYLHRLFPRGGPQKQGNRLAGLLRTKGEH; translated from the coding sequence ATGATTGACGTAAAGGTGTCCATGAAGGTCACGAGCGAACCGCTCAAACGCACGCCAGTCGTGCTCAAGCTGGATGCGGACGGCTCGGAGACCGCGCCGGTCTTCACCGACCGCGCGGGTGTGGCGCACTTTGATCTGCCGCCGACCAGCGGGAAGATTCTGGTGTCCGGTGTGGAGCGTTTCGACGGTCGTCTCGACGGCGAGATCCCGATCGAGCTTTGGTCGATCACGCAATCCGAGCGGGACTCGAAGGGCTTACCCGGCGAGTTTCCCTCCGGCAGCAACGCCTACCCGAGCATGACCACGCGCAGCATCCAGGTCGGTGACCGCGCGATCCTCACCGACAGCGAAGGCTACCTCGTGGATCCGTCGGATTGGTCGGAGGAGTTTGCCCGCGCCTTGGCGGCTCATGACGGGCTGGAGCTGAACGCGGAGCATTGGGAGATCATCCGCTTCCTGAGAGCGAGCTATGCCAAGCATGGCACCCAGGCCATGGTGCGCGACATGATCGCCCACTTCCGCAAGGTCTGGGGGGGCGAGAAGGGCAGCAACCGCTACCTGCATCGACTCTTCCCGCGCGGCGGTCCGCAGAAGCAAGGCAATCGGTTGGCCGGGCTGCTGCGCACGAAGGGTGAGCACTGA
- a CDS encoding DUF2249 domain-containing protein, with product MDRTLDVSDLPAPEPMERILDALADLPPGDRLRVLHRREPYPLYDMLRRMGYRWEISSDGDRYRILISAVAARQRPVSRLRQQGASRF from the coding sequence ATGGACAGAACACTCGACGTCAGCGATCTTCCCGCCCCGGAGCCGATGGAGCGGATCCTCGATGCACTCGCCGACCTGCCGCCCGGCGATCGTCTGCGCGTGCTCCACCGTCGCGAGCCCTATCCGCTCTACGACATGTTGCGACGCATGGGTTACCGCTGGGAGATCAGCTCGGACGGCGATCGGTATCGCATCCTGATCTCGGCCGTGGCCGCGCGTCAGCGTCCGGTCAGTCGATTACGGCAACAGGGCGCGAGCCGTTTTTAA
- a CDS encoding hemerythrin domain-containing protein has product MTDSIATYMTDDHQRCDHLLAACERAISNGNWTRLAEQATEFSKALIDHFDMEEQILFPELVAVSPWASGPTGMMTMEHGQMRSLVEEFSEAVGAQDADACLGILETLHLLIQQHNSKEEGILYPMAEENLADQTPDILTRLQAA; this is encoded by the coding sequence ATGACCGACTCGATCGCCACCTATATGACCGACGACCACCAGCGATGCGACCATCTGCTTGCCGCCTGCGAGCGAGCGATCTCGAACGGCAATTGGACGCGACTCGCCGAGCAGGCAACGGAGTTTTCCAAGGCCCTGATCGACCATTTCGACATGGAGGAACAGATCCTCTTTCCCGAGCTGGTCGCCGTCAGCCCTTGGGCGTCCGGGCCGACCGGCATGATGACCATGGAGCACGGGCAGATGCGCAGTCTCGTCGAGGAGTTCAGCGAGGCGGTCGGCGCGCAGGATGCAGATGCCTGTCTCGGGATCCTGGAAACACTCCATCTGCTGATCCAACAGCACAACTCGAAGGAAGAAGGCATCCTCTACCCGATGGCCGAGGAGAACCTGGCCGACCAGACCCCGGACATCCTGACTCGGCTGCAGGCAGCGTAA
- the bchE gene encoding magnesium-protoporphyrin IX monomethyl ester anaerobic oxidative cyclase produces the protein MRILFIHPNYHSGGAEIAGNWPPAWVAYLTGALKTAGFTEVRFVDAMTNDLSEEQVRAAIVAYRPDIVGCTAITPSIYKAQRLLEIVKEVDPKIVTVLGGVHATFMYQQVLGEAPWIDAIVRGEGEEIVVDLVRTVDEGRWPEERGKVKGLAYAVDGKIIATPAAPTVKDLDAITPDWGVLEWDKYNYIPLNKRVAIPNMARGCPYTCSFCSQWKFWRDYRIRDPKKVVDEIETLVRDHDVGFFILADEEPTINRKKFIAFCEELIERDLGILWGINTRVTDILRDEDVLPLYRKAGLIHVSLGTEAAAQLKLDRFNKETTVADNKRAIGLLRDAGILTEAQFIVGLENETAETLEETYQMARDWKPDLANWAMYTPWPFTDLFRELGDKVEIFDYEKYNFVTPIIKPAAMDRAELLDRVMHNYRRFYMHKALFSYPWAGSGERRRYLLGCLKAFLKAGFERKFYDLGKVNYWGPQSKKKVDFHFDPKRTRVAEGGTDWKAKHSRKIKGDVQAQIMACGGGKEQLDQAEIDALTVAPPTLPKTVGKASVKVMIE, from the coding sequence ATGCGCATTCTCTTCATCCACCCAAACTACCACTCGGGCGGCGCCGAGATCGCCGGCAATTGGCCGCCGGCGTGGGTGGCCTATCTCACCGGTGCGCTCAAGACCGCGGGCTTCACCGAGGTGCGCTTCGTCGACGCCATGACCAACGATCTGTCCGAGGAGCAGGTCCGCGCCGCCATCGTCGCCTATCGCCCCGACATCGTCGGCTGCACGGCCATCACGCCCTCCATCTACAAGGCCCAGCGTCTGCTCGAGATCGTCAAGGAGGTCGACCCCAAGATCGTCACCGTCCTCGGCGGCGTGCATGCCACCTTCATGTACCAGCAGGTCCTCGGCGAGGCGCCCTGGATCGATGCCATCGTGCGCGGCGAGGGCGAGGAGATCGTCGTCGATCTGGTGCGCACCGTCGACGAAGGCCGCTGGCCCGAGGAGCGCGGCAAGGTCAAGGGTCTCGCCTACGCCGTCGACGGCAAGATCATCGCCACCCCGGCCGCCCCGACCGTGAAGGACCTGGACGCCATCACCCCCGACTGGGGCGTGCTGGAATGGGACAAGTACAACTACATTCCGCTCAACAAACGCGTCGCTATCCCGAACATGGCCCGCGGTTGTCCCTATACCTGTTCGTTTTGCTCCCAGTGGAAGTTCTGGCGCGACTACCGCATCCGGGATCCCAAGAAGGTGGTCGACGAGATCGAGACCCTGGTGCGCGACCACGATGTCGGTTTCTTCATCCTCGCCGACGAGGAGCCGACCATCAATCGCAAGAAGTTCATCGCCTTCTGCGAGGAGCTGATCGAGCGCGATCTCGGGATCCTCTGGGGCATCAACACCCGGGTCACCGACATCCTGCGCGACGAAGACGTGCTGCCGCTCTACCGCAAGGCCGGCCTGATCCATGTCTCGCTCGGCACCGAGGCCGCGGCCCAATTGAAGCTTGACCGTTTCAACAAGGAGACCACGGTCGCCGACAACAAACGAGCGATCGGCCTGCTGCGCGACGCCGGCATCCTCACCGAGGCGCAGTTCATCGTCGGACTCGAGAACGAGACCGCCGAGACGCTCGAAGAGACCTATCAGATGGCGCGCGACTGGAAACCGGACCTCGCCAACTGGGCCATGTACACCCCCTGGCCCTTCACGGATCTGTTCCGCGAGCTGGGCGACAAGGTCGAGATCTTCGACTACGAGAAGTACAACTTCGTCACGCCCATCATCAAGCCGGCCGCCATGGATCGCGCCGAGCTGCTCGACCGCGTGATGCACAACTATCGCCGTTTCTACATGCACAAGGCGCTCTTCTCCTATCCCTGGGCCGGCAGCGGCGAGCGGCGGCGTTATCTGCTCGGTTGTCTGAAGGCGTTTCTCAAGGCCGGTTTCGAGCGCAAGTTCTACGATCTGGGCAAGGTCAACTACTGGGGTCCGCAGTCCAAGAAGAAGGTCGACTTCCATTTCGACCCCAAACGTACCCGCGTCGCCGAGGGCGGCACCGACTGGAAGGCCAAGCACAGCCGCAAGATCAAGGGCGACGTCCAGGCCCAGATCATGGCCTGCGGCGGCGGCAAAGAGCAGCTCGATCAGGCGGAGATCGATGCCCTCACGGTCGCACCGCCGACGTTGCCCAAGACGGTCGGCAAGGCGTCGGTCAAGGTGATGATCGAGTAG
- a CDS encoding M28 family peptidase: MPRLLRCTTALALAGLVSGPALAMAEASSGHEARLLSNPRQLIFEGRRSGEGYFSADGRLMVFQSEREAGNPFYQIYLLDLETGDTRRISTGIGKTTCAWIHPQGDRVLYASTHADPGAEAAQREELEKRATGQGSRYSWSFDPAYEMYEADTRGNLLRRLTTAEGYDAEGSWSPDGKTIVFASNRHAYAGDLSEDARAALEQDASRSMEIYIMDADGGQVRRLTDSPGYDGGPFFSADGSRIVWRRFDEAGKVAEIWTMRPDGSDQRQITRLGVMSWAPFFHPSGDYIVFANNAHGYDNFELYIVDSDGQRPPVRVTDTPGFDGLPVFTPDGKQLAWASSRTADKQAQIFIADWDDAAARTLLGLNTPEDAATSPDPASGMRMPAPTRAEIAAEDLRTHVDALTAEPMAGRMTGTEGSRLATAYVAEAMARIGLRPAGDDGAWFQPYGFISGVTLAEGNRLTLADPDGPAAELAVDRDWRPLAFSGSGAVEPAETVFAGYGIVAPAAEGQPAYDSYRDLDVSGRWVLAFRGLPEDVSPERRQHLSEYADLRFKAMVAREQGARGLILVSGPSARVKDQLVALENEAGAGPGSLPVISVTDAVGQQLLAPAGKDLAAVQQALDGGEAVSGFVLPNLRLAADIRLQREESVDRNVLGRLLAGDRPSEQVVIVGAHVDHIGDGTGLDSRDEMPGRIHPGADDNASGVAALLEIAEDLASRKARGALDLRHDLIFAAWTGEEMGRLGSAAFVEARTSGDAGLGGQVLAYLNLDMIGRLDSHLSIQGAGSSSLWRGEIERRNVPVGLPLQVQDDAYLPTDSTSFYLAGVPILNFVTGVHQDYNTSRDTADRLNYEGLTRVARLAGLLAGAVAVREAAPDYIAQEKPSTGASRANLRAYLGTIPAYDKTDLKGVLVDGVAKDGPAERGGMRAGDLIVSVAGRRIENIYDYTYALNALKAEEPVTVTVERDGTEQPLSIVPAARE; this comes from the coding sequence ATGCCCCGATTGCTCCGTTGCACGACCGCCCTTGCCCTGGCCGGACTTGTCTCCGGCCCCGCGCTCGCGATGGCCGAGGCGTCCTCCGGTCACGAGGCGCGGTTGCTGTCGAACCCCCGCCAGCTCATCTTCGAAGGCAGGCGCTCGGGCGAGGGCTACTTCAGCGCCGATGGCCGCCTCATGGTCTTCCAGAGCGAGCGCGAGGCCGGGAATCCCTTCTACCAGATTTATTTGCTCGACCTGGAGACCGGCGACACGCGCCGCATCTCGACCGGTATCGGCAAGACCACCTGTGCCTGGATTCATCCGCAGGGCGATCGTGTCCTTTATGCCTCCACGCATGCGGATCCCGGCGCCGAGGCGGCGCAACGCGAGGAGTTGGAGAAGCGCGCCACCGGACAGGGCAGCCGCTACTCCTGGAGCTTCGATCCGGCTTACGAGATGTACGAGGCGGACACCCGGGGCAACCTCCTGCGCCGTCTCACCACCGCCGAGGGCTATGATGCCGAGGGCTCCTGGTCGCCGGACGGCAAGACCATCGTGTTCGCCTCGAATCGTCATGCCTATGCCGGCGATCTCTCCGAAGACGCACGCGCCGCCTTGGAGCAGGATGCCTCGCGTTCCATGGAGATCTACATCATGGACGCCGACGGTGGCCAGGTGCGCCGACTCACCGACTCGCCCGGCTACGACGGTGGCCCCTTCTTCAGCGCCGACGGCAGCCGTATCGTCTGGCGGCGCTTCGACGAGGCCGGCAAGGTCGCCGAGATCTGGACCATGCGGCCCGACGGCAGCGACCAAAGGCAGATCACCCGGCTCGGCGTCATGTCCTGGGCGCCCTTCTTCCACCCGAGCGGGGACTACATCGTCTTCGCCAACAACGCGCACGGCTACGACAACTTCGAGCTCTACATCGTCGACAGCGACGGACAACGCCCCCCGGTACGCGTGACCGACACACCCGGCTTCGACGGTCTGCCCGTCTTCACGCCCGACGGCAAACAGCTCGCCTGGGCGAGCAGCCGCACTGCCGACAAGCAGGCACAGATCTTCATCGCGGACTGGGACGATGCCGCCGCGCGCACCCTGCTCGGGCTGAACACGCCCGAGGACGCCGCAACATCGCCGGACCCGGCATCCGGCATGAGGATGCCCGCTCCGACCCGCGCCGAGATCGCCGCCGAGGATCTGCGAACCCATGTGGACGCGCTCACGGCCGAGCCCATGGCCGGCCGCATGACGGGGACCGAGGGCAGCCGTCTCGCAACCGCCTATGTCGCGGAGGCGATGGCCCGCATCGGGCTCCGACCCGCCGGCGATGACGGCGCCTGGTTCCAGCCCTACGGGTTCATCTCGGGCGTCACGCTTGCCGAAGGCAATCGTCTGACGCTCGCCGACCCGGATGGCCCAGCCGCCGAGCTCGCGGTCGACCGGGATTGGCGGCCGCTTGCCTTTTCGGGCAGCGGGGCGGTCGAGCCGGCCGAGACCGTTTTCGCGGGCTACGGCATCGTCGCGCCCGCCGCCGAGGGCCAGCCGGCCTACGACAGCTATCGGGATCTCGATGTCTCCGGCCGCTGGGTACTGGCCTTTCGCGGTCTGCCCGAGGACGTCTCGCCCGAGCGTCGTCAACATCTGAGCGAATACGCGGATCTGCGCTTCAAGGCGATGGTCGCGCGCGAGCAGGGCGCGCGCGGCCTCATCCTGGTCAGCGGCCCGAGCGCACGGGTCAAGGATCAGCTCGTCGCGCTCGAGAACGAGGCGGGCGCGGGGCCCGGCAGTTTGCCGGTCATCTCGGTGACGGATGCCGTCGGACAGCAGTTGCTCGCCCCGGCGGGGAAGGATCTCGCCGCGGTCCAGCAGGCGCTCGACGGCGGCGAGGCCGTGTCGGGTTTTGTCCTGCCGAATCTTCGACTGGCCGCCGACATCCGTCTGCAACGCGAGGAATCGGTCGATCGCAACGTCCTCGGGCGCCTGCTCGCGGGCGATCGGCCGAGCGAGCAGGTCGTGATCGTCGGCGCCCATGTCGACCACATCGGCGACGGCACGGGGCTCGACTCGCGCGACGAGATGCCGGGGCGCATCCATCCCGGCGCCGACGACAATGCCTCGGGCGTGGCCGCCTTGCTCGAAATCGCCGAGGATCTGGCGAGCCGCAAGGCCCGCGGTGCGCTCGATCTGCGTCATGACCTGATCTTCGCGGCCTGGACCGGCGAGGAGATGGGCCGGCTCGGCTCGGCCGCGTTCGTCGAGGCACGCACCTCGGGCGATGCGGGTCTCGGCGGGCAGGTGCTGGCGTATCTCAACCTCGACATGATCGGTCGCCTGGATTCGCATCTCAGCATCCAAGGCGCCGGATCGAGCAGCCTCTGGCGCGGCGAAATCGAACGGCGCAATGTCCCCGTCGGCCTGCCGCTCCAAGTCCAGGACGATGCCTATCTGCCGACCGACTCGACCTCCTTCTATCTCGCCGGCGTGCCGATCCTGAACTTCGTCACCGGCGTGCACCAGGATTACAACACCTCGCGCGACACGGCCGATCGGCTGAACTACGAGGGTCTGACCCGCGTCGCCCGTCTCGCCGGTCTCCTCGCCGGGGCCGTCGCGGTCCGCGAGGCGGCCCCGGACTATATTGCGCAGGAGAAACCGAGCACGGGCGCAAGCCGCGCCAACCTCCGCGCCTATCTCGGCACCATCCCGGCCTACGACAAGACGGACCTGAAGGGCGTGCTGGTCGACGGGGTCGCCAAGGACGGACCGGCCGAGCGCGGCGGCATGCGTGCCGGCGACCTGATCGTGTCGGTCGCCGGTCGCCGGATCGAGAACATCTACGACTACACCTATGCGCTCAATGCGCTGAAGGCCGAGGAGCCCGTGACCGTCACGGTCGAGCGCGACGGCACCGAGCAGCCGCTGTCCATCGTACCGGCGGCGCGGGAATAG
- a CDS encoding DUF6399 domain-containing protein, with protein sequence MDRAKHLHAVAQARQDGQSQRAAVSGAGVARSTLRHWNASPAPSAPAALSAFVETPEGVVWLRRILVAAHWSIGEQGGAGVRVVCDFLERSGLSAFIGASYGAQQAFHAGLEEQIVTAATELRGTLAQAMPHRTLSIAEDETWKDGMRLVGIDAVSNFILLEHRSDERSAAAWTRALEGGLEGLNVTVVQGTSDEAKGLLAHVERDLGAHHATDLFHLQHEVSQAMSLSLKRAEQQAETAETEAKARWQDECAAEQAYHRRRHGPGRPPAFAARIDEALSAYVQASLAREQAHAHRAEAKALIGAFSEVDHPYEIQQGQAQTPEQLEARLGTLFARLEAIAEEADLSERLCAHLAKAKRLTQSLVATLTFFFMMVNTRVQALDLAPAIEQAMLDDLIPALYLERVAARSTRAEPRHRLRALSAQRLAPLRQPSHPIQSLDPQTRHHLEQVAGECADLFQRSSSCVEGRNGFLALYQHGHHRLSPRKQQVLTALHNFAIKRPDGTTAAERFFAQPHPSLFEQVLERMPWPARPARRRPRPARQPYLVPVAA encoded by the coding sequence TTGGATCGCGCCAAGCACCTGCATGCGGTGGCGCAAGCCCGGCAGGATGGGCAGAGTCAACGCGCGGCGGTCAGCGGCGCCGGCGTGGCGCGCAGCACCCTGCGTCACTGGAACGCGTCCCCTGCGCCATCGGCGCCGGCGGCGCTGTCGGCCTTCGTCGAGACGCCCGAGGGCGTGGTGTGGCTGCGCCGGATCCTGGTTGCCGCGCACTGGAGCATCGGCGAGCAGGGCGGCGCGGGCGTGCGCGTGGTCTGCGATTTTCTCGAGCGCAGTGGGCTGTCGGCATTCATCGGCGCCTCCTACGGTGCGCAGCAGGCGTTCCATGCCGGCTTGGAGGAGCAGATCGTCACCGCCGCCACCGAACTGCGCGGGACGCTGGCCCAAGCCATGCCCCATCGCACACTGAGCATCGCCGAAGATGAGACGTGGAAAGACGGCATGCGTTTGGTGGGCATCGATGCGGTCTCGAACTTCATCCTGCTCGAGCACAGGAGCGATGAGCGCTCGGCGGCGGCCTGGACACGGGCGCTCGAGGGTGGACTCGAGGGGCTGAATGTCACGGTGGTGCAAGGCACCAGCGATGAGGCCAAGGGGCTGTTGGCGCATGTCGAGCGTGATCTGGGCGCACACCATGCCACGGACCTGTTTCATCTGCAGCATGAGGTCAGCCAGGCGATGAGTCTGTCGCTGAAGCGCGCCGAGCAACAGGCCGAGACGGCGGAGACCGAGGCGAAGGCGCGCTGGCAAGACGAATGCGCCGCCGAGCAGGCCTATCATCGGCGCCGCCACGGCCCCGGGCGCCCGCCGGCGTTCGCCGCGCGCATCGACGAGGCGCTGAGCGCTTACGTCCAAGCCAGCCTTGCGCGCGAGCAGGCCCACGCGCACCGCGCCGAGGCCAAAGCCCTGATCGGTGCGTTCAGCGAGGTCGATCATCCCTACGAGATCCAACAGGGACAGGCGCAAACCCCCGAGCAGTTGGAGGCGCGTCTGGGAACGCTGTTTGCGCGCCTGGAGGCGATCGCCGAGGAAGCGGATCTTTCCGAGCGTCTCTGCGCACATCTGGCCAAGGCGAAGCGCCTGACTCAAAGCCTCGTCGCCACGCTGACCTTCTTCTTCATGATGGTCAACACCCGGGTGCAGGCGCTGGACCTGGCACCGGCCATCGAGCAGGCGATGCTCGACGATCTGATCCCGGCGCTTTATCTGGAGCGCGTCGCCGCACGCAGCACCCGCGCCGAGCCCCGTCATCGACTCCGAGCACTGAGTGCGCAGCGTCTCGCCCCGCTGAGGCAGCCCTCGCACCCGATCCAGTCGCTGGATCCGCAGACCCGTCACCATCTCGAGCAGGTCGCCGGGGAGTGTGCCGATCTGTTCCAGCGCAGCAGCTCCTGTGTCGAGGGACGCAACGGCTTCCTCGCGCTCTATCAGCACGGGCATCACCGACTCAGTCCGCGCAAGCAGCAGGTCTTGACCGCCCTGCACAACTTTGCGATCAAGCGGCCCGACGGCACCACGGCCGCCGAGCGCTTCTTCGCTCAACCCCACCCATCCTTGTTCGAGCAGGTGCTCGAGCGCATGCCCTGGCCCGCCCGACCGGCCCGACGACGACCGCGCCCGGCAAGGCAGCCTTACCTCGTTCCTGTGGCGGCTTAG
- a CDS encoding DUF6399 domain-containing protein: MDRAKHLHAVAQAQQDGQSQRAAVSGAGVARSTLRHWNASPAPSAPAALSAFVETPEGVVWLRRILVAAHWSIGEQGGAGVRVVCDFLERSGLSAFIGASYGAQQAFHAGLEEQIVTAATELRGTLAQAMPHRTLSIAEDETWKDGMRLVGIDAVSNFILLEHRSDERSAAAWTRALEGGLEGLNVTVVQGTSDEAKGLLAHVERDLGAHHATDLFHLQHEVSQAMSLSLKRAEQQAETAETEAKARWQDECAAEQAYHRRRHGPGRPPAFAARIDEALSAYVQASLAREQAHAHRAEAKALIGAFSEVDHPYEIQQGQAQTPEQLEARLGTLFARLEAIAEEADLSERLCAHLAKAKRLTQSLVATLTFFFMMVNTRVQALDLAPAIEQAMLDDLIPALYLERVAARSTRAEPRHRLRALSAQRLAPLRQPSHPIQSLDPQTRHHLEQVAGECADLFQRSSSCVEGRNGFLALYQHGHHRLSPRKQQVLTALHNFAIKRPDGTTAAERFFAQPHPSLFEQVLERMPWPARPARRRPRPARQPYLVPVAA, translated from the coding sequence TTGGATCGCGCCAAGCACCTGCATGCGGTGGCGCAAGCCCAGCAGGATGGGCAGAGTCAACGCGCGGCGGTCAGCGGCGCCGGCGTGGCGCGCAGCACCCTGCGTCACTGGAACGCGTCCCCTGCGCCATCGGCGCCGGCGGCGCTGTCGGCCTTCGTCGAGACGCCCGAGGGCGTGGTGTGGCTGCGCCGGATCCTGGTTGCCGCGCACTGGAGCATCGGCGAGCAGGGCGGCGCGGGCGTGCGCGTGGTCTGCGATTTTCTCGAGCGCAGTGGGCTGTCGGCATTCATCGGCGCCTCCTACGGTGCGCAGCAGGCGTTCCATGCCGGCTTGGAGGAGCAGATCGTCACCGCCGCCACCGAACTGCGCGGGACGCTGGCCCAAGCCATGCCCCATCGCACACTGAGCATCGCCGAAGATGAGACGTGGAAAGACGGCATGCGTTTGGTGGGCATCGATGCGGTCTCGAACTTCATCCTGCTCGAGCACAGGAGCGATGAGCGCTCGGCGGCGGCCTGGACACGGGCGCTCGAGGGTGGACTCGAGGGGCTGAATGTCACGGTGGTGCAAGGCACCAGCGATGAGGCCAAGGGGCTGTTGGCGCATGTCGAGCGTGATCTGGGCGCACACCATGCCACGGACCTGTTTCATCTGCAGCATGAGGTCAGCCAGGCGATGAGTCTGTCGCTGAAGCGCGCCGAGCAACAGGCCGAGACGGCGGAGACCGAGGCGAAGGCGCGCTGGCAAGACGAATGCGCCGCCGAGCAGGCCTATCATCGGCGCCGCCACGGCCCCGGGCGCCCGCCGGCGTTCGCCGCGCGCATCGACGAGGCGCTGAGCGCTTACGTCCAAGCCAGCCTTGCGCGCGAGCAGGCCCACGCGCACCGCGCCGAGGCCAAAGCCCTGATCGGTGCGTTCAGCGAGGTCGATCATCCCTACGAGATCCAACAGGGACAGGCGCAAACCCCCGAGCAGTTGGAGGCGCGTCTGGGAACGCTGTTTGCGCGCCTGGAGGCGATCGCCGAGGAAGCGGATCTTTCCGAGCGTCTCTGCGCACATCTGGCCAAGGCGAAGCGCCTGACTCAAAGCCTCGTCGCCACGCTGACCTTCTTCTTCATGATGGTCAACACCCGGGTGCAGGCGCTGGACCTGGCACCGGCCATCGAGCAGGCGATGCTCGACGATCTGATCCCGGCGCTTTATCTGGAGCGCGTCGCCGCACGCAGCACCCGCGCCGAGCCCCGTCATCGACTCCGAGCACTGAGTGCGCAGCGTCTCGCCCCGCTGAGGCAGCCCTCGCACCCGATCCAGTCGCTGGATCCGCAGACCCGTCACCATCTCGAGCAGGTCGCCGGGGAGTGTGCCGATCTGTTCCAGCGCAGCAGCTCCTGTGTCGAGGGACGCAACGGCTTCCTCGCGCTCTATCAGCACGGGCATCACCGACTCAGTCCGCGCAAGCAGCAGGTCTTGACCGCCCTGCACAACTTTGCGATCAAGCGGCCCGACGGCACCACGGCCGCCGAGCGCTTCTTCGCTCAACCCCACCCATCCTTGTTCGAGCAGGTGCTCGAGCGCATGCCCTGGCCCGCCCGACCGGCCCGACGACGACCGCGCCCGGCAAGGCAGCCTTACCTCGTTCCTGTGGCGGCTTAG
- a CDS encoding OmpA family protein, with amino-acid sequence MNYTGVQVDGHTDPIGSVPFNQDLSERRANSVANQLVSDGVPSDRIRAQGFGKTNLKVTEADCAGSPNRGALIECFQPNRRVEVTVDGVTPR; translated from the coding sequence GTGAATTACACCGGTGTTCAGGTCGACGGCCATACCGACCCGATCGGCTCGGTTCCCTTCAACCAGGATCTGTCGGAGCGACGCGCCAACTCGGTCGCGAATCAACTCGTTTCCGATGGCGTCCCGAGCGACCGGATTCGTGCCCAGGGCTTCGGCAAGACCAACCTGAAGGTCACCGAGGCTGATTGCGCCGGCTCCCCGAACAGAGGAGCGCTCATCGAGTGTTTTCAGCCGAACCGCCGGGTCGAGGTCACGGTCGATGGCGTGACCCCCAGGTAA